From the genome of Astatotilapia calliptera chromosome 3, fAstCal1.2, whole genome shotgun sequence:
TATCTACAGTGGAATTATTTTAACCTGCacagtgttttccttttaacTTTACAGTAGTCAGTGTGTacacacaggaaacacagaccAGTTGTGTGCATTGTAACTCATTAAAAGTGACAGCCCTCAGCCAAGCAAGTCATTTCTTCAGATCgactttaaaaatgtgcttaatTTAAAGATAGCTTTTCATatgaattaaaaagaaacatgttgaCCCTCACTAAGAGTTCTGCCTTGTGGTTTGTGGGAAAAACTTCATAATGCAGCAGAATAATGAACCCAGTCACACCTTACACAGCTTTACATGTTTAAAAGCAAACAGTGCTGACTGTGATGGACTCATTACTGACTTCCCTTACAGTTAACTGAACTCAGCAACACTGTTTATTCACAAGGGTGGAGAGAAAGGCAGCACCATTCTCACATACATGACTCACAGTATCAGGTCTGCACAAACTCGTGGGGTCCATGCATCGAGAGTGTTGCTGTCAGTACAGTAAAAGTGGGAGTGGGGTCAGGGTGGGTGTTTGGAGTGGGTACTTTATCTGACTTTATATAATGGAAGTAACATGAACATCCCATTCATTATCCAGAACTTTCTTCCATATAGCACAAAGTGACGCACGTTGGAGAAAGTGTGCAGCAGGAAGAAAGTCAAACACACTGGCAACATCTAGAGGACAAATAAGGAATAACAGTCTGAAAAACTAcaacatcaaatacattttactcttttaggctacgttcacactgcaggtcttaatgctcaattccgattttttgatcaaatctgatttttttgtctgcttgttcacactacagataaaatgcgacagcaaacgcgctctagtgtgaacgctcaaagtgGCCTGCATGCTCAacagaagatgtcacacacaacgcgctctgtttagacccagagcaaacagtattgtttgactgatggcccttaatataaagacttcggacttcacctttcccaatttttgctgtaagttattttgttatttacataataatgtagataacctaataatgatccttattgctgttttagaggagcggtgcttcaaaggacaGTTGCAGagttctgtcagaatctgcagattatacagtacaaataaaatgttcacgtttctccaacgttgtcttcccagcagtttcaccggatggccaggaagcgttcacaatgtcttctcgggcgcttctccggcgctgataattggcgtctgtcttgtgtcagtgacgtaaaagacgggtTTATTGCGATTTGAccgttcacacagcagtcgctttctaaaacatcggatatgtatcggattcagtgcCACATAGAAGGTTAGTAGATCGGTCAAATCTGTGTGTCAAAGTATCTTTGGGCAGGTGCTGAGCACTGAGTTGCCCCCAGTGCTCCCACTGGAGGGTGAATGTCAGGTTAAAAGAGCttaggcaagaaaaaaaaacaaaacacttttgtcaatgaatgaatgaggcttgtagtaaGAAAGTGCTTTTTGTCAGTAAGTCACACGTGTAAGGATTTTAAGGGTTTTCTGTAGAAATAAATGTACCAAGAACTACTGTAAGGAGTGTTGATTGTTACACttgcaactgaatatttatttatcttgacacacacagattgtcagaggttgtgtgtggaggcgtggaagagatgacccaaacgcaggactcacggtgcagaaatgatgaggatttaTTGGAGTGGGTGAATAAACAACGCAGGAACGGCAGAACTGACTAGCTGACTGAAAGACTGAGTGGCTGGCTGAATAACTGAGCACTAACGGGAACGACTACATAACATCACacaaacatcaatgacacgacaaggGCTGAAGGGAAGAGAGGGCCTAAATACACGACTAACAATGACAACGATTGGAGACAGGTGAGTGAACAACTGAACctaatgaactaatgataaaTGGGAAGAGGactgaacataatgcacacagaccaaggctaacacaataaaacaggaagtggaacaggcagtagataaacagtgaacgtgaactgaaaatactgggtcaacgacccagaaaCCCTGACACAGATCACTAGTTTACAGCACATCACTTTAAATAGTCATATGAAAAAAATAGTTACCTTGGTGAAAGTTTACAATATAAATGCTCTGGTTTGTCGcattagttttaatatttactAACCATTAAAGATTAGAAATATTATCACTAAGACCAGTTTATAAgtgcacaaagacaaaaagattacaaagataataaaaataaaataaacagcaaatatGAAAACTGAAACTAACTTTGTTTCTGACGTCCAATAAGAAAAGTGTAATAATAGAGTAATGTAGCAAAATGAAGAAAGTAAGTATAATATCGCTGAATCCGACAGTCAAGAGGAAAATAATAAACCATATTACTTCAGTGCAGATCAGACTTTATCAGTGTTGAGCCATTTACAGCTAAAGATTTGATTTTTGCTTCTAGCTGAAATTTTGTCATCATCAAAAAAATCAGGCATCATGACTGAATCAGGCAGTGAAAAGGAAACTATATTTACTTTACTGAATATCAGATATTGCCAATATTGTGCTGGTTAcaacaatgtttgttttttttgtttgttgttttgctatTAGTTGAACTTttgccagtaaaaaaaaaaaaagagccagtgACACACATCAGAAatcttatttaaaacaaacaaaattatatGTCTCATTGTCTCTCTGACTGACCCACTCGTACTGTCCTCCACTCTGCATGCCCACAGCCCTGCCACAATCCTCAGtctttccctctctgctccACTTCTCATAGCAGACCACCTTGTCATTGACCCAGAACCACAGATCCAGAGTGCAGGAGTAGCGCAGGCTGAGCCAGACAAAAGGACTCGATGCATTCTTGGCTCTCACctctgcccatctctgttggtAAGGGTTAGTGATGGAGACCAGTCCCCTgtgaaatattctgcagtaatCCAAGGCCTCCTCCCAGGTCTTGTTTTCTTTGATCAGGATCAGTTTATCTgccataaagaaaaaacaacacattgagTTGAATCTAGTGAGCTGTAAACATGAGAAACTCTCTGTGCTGTTTATTTTgttccaattaaaaaaaaaaaaacctagaaAAAGCTTGTGTGTTACTCTGCCCTCAGTAGAAACCagtataataacaataatgaacTTTGTGCAGACAGGTCGACAACATCCtgaaatatttatgtgtttttaaactaTTAGGAATCCAAAACAACTTCTCTCCATATTTACAGACAACAGAGACTTTAAAACGTTGGTTGAACATAAAAGTAGCTCAAAGTTATCCCACAGATATTTAAAGTCATCTGACTGTCAACTAAGTGTGTTCATGTTTATGAGATTAATTCAGCAAACATGCAGATGTAGGTGGagaaaaaatacacaacatgTTCAGTTGGATCTTGTCAGTGATTCCAGTGATCCTCCTTTTAGAGAAACCAATCAGACAAATGTTGATAAAAACTCACCATCATAACAGAAGAAgggtttttctttgtcacaTTCATCAGAGCTCCATTTTCCTGATCTGTTTAACAGAGTCATAGCACATGTCTTGTTGCTTTGTTTATCATTGAATAACTGCATATCCCAGTATCTGAAAGAGAAATCACTCCCATCTGACCACCTCCAGCTGTCTCTGAACAGACCGACCCATGCGCTAAACGTAGTCGTAATCAGGGCCTTCATTTCTTCTCCATCTACCTGATCGAGTCCACTGGCCAAGTCAGTGTAAATTGATCTGCAGTAGCTCTGAGCCTGTGTCCAGCTCATAAATAACGTTATCAAATTCAatgttttcttgtctttcttcatttctgtgaaacaaacagaaaaacacacaaagacatccCTCAATAAATTTTCTTGTGAaattctgtctgtctctatcTTCTTAATTTAGTATTATGATATtccattatatttttatatcatgatattataataatatttaatattattcacATCTCCTCACCATCGTAGCAGATGAACCACATAGTACGGTCACATGAAACATCTGCCAGCTTTTTATCTCCATTATCGTAtcttttcctcccacagtttccAG
Proteins encoded in this window:
- the LOC113019155 gene encoding macrophage mannose receptor 1-like, yielding MWFICYDEMKKDKKTLNLITLFMSWTQAQSYCRSIYTDLASGLDQVDGEEMKALITTTFSAWVGLFRDSWRWSDGSDFSFRYWDMQLFNDKQSNKTCAMTLLNRSGKWSSDECDKEKPFFCYDDKLILIKENKTWEEALDYCRIFHRGLVSITNPYQQRWAEVRAKNASSPFVWLSLRYSCTLDLWFWVNDKVVCYEKWSREGKTEDCGRAVGMQSGGQYEWVSQRDNETYNFVCFK